In Candidatus Methylomirabilota bacterium, one DNA window encodes the following:
- a CDS encoding TerC family protein translates to MSFLLNPEFWARLLGIVLIDISLAGDNALVIALAVRDLPPPQQVVGRIWGTLGAVGLRVVFIAVVSLLLRIPLLQLVGGLALIWIAIRLVRPGHMDHAGTRHGTSLREAIWIIVMADVTMSLDNVLGIAAAARGDMILVVFGIALSLPLVVWGSGLLARLMARHEWIIWLGGGVLGYVAGEMITDDPMVRRWLGAGAAAADVGLSIVLGVAVTALAWWRARSAARAPAGQRGGA, encoded by the coding sequence ATGAGCTTTCTGCTGAATCCGGAATTCTGGGCGCGTCTGCTCGGCATCGTGTTGATCGACATCTCCCTGGCCGGGGACAATGCGCTCGTGATCGCCCTCGCCGTGCGCGACCTGCCACCCCCCCAGCAGGTCGTCGGCCGCATCTGGGGCACGCTGGGGGCAGTGGGCCTCCGCGTCGTCTTCATCGCGGTGGTGAGCCTTCTCCTGCGCATCCCGCTCCTCCAGCTGGTGGGCGGCCTGGCTCTAATCTGGATCGCCATCAGGCTCGTGCGCCCCGGCCACATGGATCATGCGGGGACGCGACACGGCACCTCGCTCCGGGAGGCGATCTGGATCATCGTGATGGCGGACGTGACCATGAGCCTCGACAATGTGCTGGGCATCGCGGCGGCGGCCAGGGGTGACATGATCCTCGTCGTCTTCGGGATCGCCCTCTCCCTGCCTCTGGTGGTCTGGGGCAGCGGACTCCTCGCTCGCCTCATGGCCCGCCACGAATGGATCATCTGGCTCGGAGGCGGCGTGCTGGGCTATGTGGCCGGCGAGATGATCACGGATGACCCGATGGTCCGGCGCTGGCTGGGGGCGGGCGCCGCCGCCGCCGATGTGGGGCTGTCGATCGTGCTGGGGGTGGCGGTGACGGCGCTCGCCTGGTGGCGTGCGCGGTCGGCCGCTCGAGCCCCCGCCGGTCAGAGGGGAGGGGCGTGA
- a CDS encoding TerC family protein, whose product MMSLALDPGFWIRLLEIAFLNLLLSGDNAVLIALAVRALPRRQRVLGQIWGTVGAVVLRLAFVGIVSLLLELAFLRVAGALVLLWIAYKLVQPEGGEPERGRHGRSFWHAIWLILVADVTMSLDNVLAIAAAARGDMMLVGIGIAMSVPIVIVGSGVLATLMNRYPAIIWVGGGVLGFVAGEMLLDDPVVLRALGEGLDAKLKVPVAIAMAGTLTAIGWRLSRKKA is encoded by the coding sequence ATGATGTCTCTCGCTCTCGACCCTGGATTCTGGATCCGTCTGCTTGAGATCGCATTCCTCAACCTCCTCCTCTCCGGTGACAACGCCGTCCTCATCGCGCTGGCCGTGCGTGCCTTGCCGCGGCGCCAGCGCGTCCTCGGGCAGATCTGGGGCACCGTGGGCGCCGTCGTGCTCCGCCTGGCCTTCGTGGGGATCGTGAGCCTCCTCCTCGAGCTGGCCTTTCTCAGGGTGGCCGGCGCGCTCGTGCTCCTCTGGATTGCCTACAAGCTCGTCCAGCCCGAGGGAGGCGAGCCGGAGAGGGGACGTCACGGCCGGTCGTTCTGGCACGCCATATGGCTCATCCTCGTGGCCGACGTGACCATGAGCCTCGACAACGTGCTCGCCATCGCGGCGGCCGCGCGCGGGGACATGATGCTGGTGGGCATCGGCATCGCGATGTCCGTGCCCATCGTGATCGTGGGCAGCGGCGTTCTCGCCACGCTCATGAATCGCTATCCCGCTATCATCTGGGTGGGCGGCGGCGTCCTAGGCTTTGTCGCCGGCGAGATGCTGCTGGACGACCCCGTGGTGCTCCGAGCGCTGGGCGAAGGGCTGGACGCCAAGCTCAAGGTGCCCGTGGCCATCGCGATGGCCGGCACTCTCACCGCCATCGGGTGGCGGCTCTCGCGGAAGAAGGCATGA
- a CDS encoding FadR/GntR family transcriptional regulator yields MELEPVKSIRIYEDIVRQVKALIADGRLTSGDRLPPERELAERFRVSRASVREALRSLQSRGLIEIRAGEGAFVRDVSVEALIEPLALVILPHREAVGELFEARRILEPAIAALAARRATREEVGEMERILEEQAREVAQGKTGMAQDSALHAAIAGAAHNRAIVRIVSALLDLLAQSREESLLTPGRPTRSHRDHVRMLDAIRRGDEAAAHLAMRAHLAAVEKLVMGGVDGGMARARRRRVKTRSKRPKVP; encoded by the coding sequence ATGGAGCTCGAGCCCGTCAAGTCTATCCGGATCTACGAGGACATCGTGCGTCAGGTCAAGGCGCTGATCGCCGACGGAAGACTGACCTCGGGTGATCGCCTCCCCCCGGAGCGGGAGCTCGCGGAGCGCTTCCGCGTCAGTCGCGCCTCGGTGCGCGAGGCCTTGCGCTCCCTGCAGAGCCGCGGGCTCATCGAGATCCGAGCCGGCGAGGGCGCCTTCGTGCGCGACGTCTCGGTGGAGGCGCTCATCGAGCCCCTCGCCCTCGTCATCCTGCCTCACCGCGAGGCCGTGGGTGAGCTCTTCGAGGCGCGTCGCATTCTCGAGCCGGCCATCGCCGCCCTGGCCGCGCGGCGGGCCACCCGCGAGGAAGTCGGCGAGATGGAGCGCATCCTCGAAGAGCAGGCCCGCGAGGTGGCCCAGGGCAAGACGGGGATGGCTCAGGATTCGGCCCTGCACGCGGCCATCGCCGGCGCCGCCCACAACCGCGCCATCGTCCGCATCGTGAGCGCCTTGCTGGATCTCCTGGCTCAGAGTCGCGAGGAAAGCTTGCTGACGCCGGGGCGGCCGACTCGCTCACATCGTGACCACGTCCGCATGCTCGACGCGATCCGGCGCGGAGACGAGGCGGCCGCTCATCTCGCGATGCGCGCCCATCTGGCGGCTGTCGAGAAACTTGTCATGGGCGGGGTTGACGGGGGCATGGCGCGAGCCCGACGCAGACGAGTCAAGACGCGGAGCAAGCGGCCTAAAGTCCCGTAA